From Variimorphobacter saccharofermentans, one genomic window encodes:
- a CDS encoding penicillin-binding transpeptidase domain-containing protein — MEKSTGKITKKFNSRMQARLLLVFCVVTLLLMGLMGRLIYIMQVDGERYAKHVLSRQSYVSAVLPYKRGDILDRNGTVLARSELRYRLILDPSRLILNEESIDPTLKAIEKYFGIETAIVKDILDNKPNSQYTIVTKNLKYDEVSQFEAFMEENSEIMGVWFEEEYVRTYPNNTLACDIIGFTSADNIGFWGIEEYYNNELNGTNGREYGYYDSSLNIERIVKKAVNGNSIISTVDSNVQRIIQKHIREFNEEFGSKGIGVVVMNPNNGEILAMASNAEYDLNNPRDLTPFYTENEIEGMSKEEITSALNSIWKNDIISSSFEPGSTFKPITIAAALDENLATNNSTYDCDGVEKVGDRDIHCSNRYGHGTLTLEEALMKSCNDALMQIVMKEGRDIFYQYETNFGIGSKTGVDLPGEGQGIIFEKEKLNATELATSSFGQGISTTMLQLASAYSSMVNGGYYYRPHVMKQIVNDNGAIVREYDKLLVRQTVSEKTSELMQKYLYRTVEEGTAKGAKVEGYAIAGKTGTAQKPPYKNKKYIVSFLGHVPAINPEIVIYVMIDEPQNVEKQADSSIATKFASRILKEILPALGIFPEGEIDYLLEEDVTEEGSTNETTPLEENIQNDESTSTKPPVNNGNVTNNENDPNTDTTGEEAPSADDKPKNEGDEGGTADTVGDSEDRNDISEDDENDDNIENIDTQDENGGLTDGESSPDEDEFNPDALE; from the coding sequence ATGGAAAAATCGACGGGCAAGATAACTAAAAAATTCAATTCACGAATGCAAGCAAGACTATTGCTTGTTTTTTGTGTTGTTACTTTACTTTTAATGGGATTAATGGGCAGGTTAATTTATATCATGCAGGTGGATGGAGAACGGTACGCTAAGCACGTATTGTCAAGACAATCCTATGTTAGCGCTGTTCTACCATACAAAAGAGGAGATATTTTAGATCGAAATGGAACCGTATTAGCTCGAAGTGAATTACGGTATCGTCTCATCTTAGATCCTAGTCGTCTGATATTAAATGAGGAAAGTATTGATCCCACGTTAAAAGCAATTGAGAAATATTTTGGTATCGAAACGGCAATTGTGAAAGATATCCTGGATAATAAGCCTAATAGTCAATACACCATTGTGACGAAAAATCTGAAATATGACGAGGTATCACAGTTTGAAGCTTTCATGGAAGAAAATTCAGAGATAATGGGTGTATGGTTTGAAGAGGAGTATGTCAGAACCTATCCGAATAACACTTTGGCTTGTGATATCATTGGCTTTACCTCTGCAGATAATATTGGATTTTGGGGAATTGAGGAGTATTATAACAACGAGTTAAATGGGACAAACGGAAGAGAATACGGATATTATGATTCCAGTCTTAACATAGAACGTATTGTTAAGAAAGCAGTAAATGGAAATTCTATTATCAGTACAGTGGATTCCAATGTTCAGCGCATTATTCAAAAGCATATTCGGGAATTCAATGAAGAGTTCGGTAGTAAGGGCATAGGGGTTGTGGTGATGAATCCAAACAATGGTGAAATCCTTGCAATGGCTTCAAATGCAGAATATGACTTGAATAATCCGAGAGACTTGACGCCCTTTTATACAGAAAACGAAATTGAGGGTATGAGTAAAGAGGAAATAACCTCTGCACTCAATTCCATTTGGAAAAATGATATTATCAGTAGTAGCTTTGAACCAGGTTCTACCTTTAAACCGATTACAATTGCAGCTGCTTTAGATGAAAATCTGGCTACGAATAATAGTACATATGATTGTGATGGTGTGGAAAAGGTGGGAGATAGAGATATCCACTGCAGTAATCGTTACGGTCATGGCACATTGACACTGGAAGAGGCATTAATGAAATCCTGTAATGATGCATTAATGCAAATTGTTATGAAGGAAGGAAGAGATATATTCTACCAATATGAAACAAACTTTGGAATTGGTAGTAAGACCGGTGTTGATTTGCCAGGTGAAGGCCAGGGTATTATATTCGAGAAAGAAAAGCTCAATGCAACTGAGCTCGCAACCAGCAGCTTTGGGCAAGGTATCAGTACCACCATGCTACAATTGGCTTCCGCTTATTCATCTATGGTCAATGGAGGATATTACTATAGACCCCATGTAATGAAGCAAATCGTAAACGATAATGGTGCAATAGTGAGAGAATACGATAAGTTATTAGTACGTCAAACAGTTTCCGAAAAAACATCGGAATTAATGCAAAAGTATTTGTACCGGACAGTGGAGGAGGGAACTGCAAAAGGAGCCAAGGTAGAGGGCTACGCTATCGCAGGAAAAACTGGTACTGCTCAGAAACCTCCTTATAAGAATAAGAAATATATCGTATCCTTTTTAGGACATGTTCCGGCAATTAATCCTGAGATAGTAATCTATGTCATGATAGATGAGCCACAGAATGTGGAAAAGCAAGCCGATAGCTCCATAGCAACAAAGTTCGCAAGCAGAATTTTAAAGGAAATATTGCCAGCTTTAGGCATCTTCCCTGAAGGAGAAATCGATTATCTCCTTGAGGAGGATGTCACAGAAGAAGGAAGTACGAATGAGACGACTCCATTAGAAGAAAATATTCAAAATGATGAGTCGACCAGTACCAAACCACCTGTTAATAATGGTAATGTAACCAATAATGAAAATGACCCGAACACTGATACTACAGGGGAAGAAGCACCTTCTGCAGATGACAAACCGAAGAATGAAGGGGATGAAGGAGGAACAGCGGATACAGTGGGAGATAGCGAGGATCGGAACGATATTTCAGAAGATGATGAGAATGATGACAATATCGAAAACATAGATACTCAGGATGAGAACGGGGGACTTACGGATGGGGAGAGTAGCCCTGATGAGGACGAGTTTAATCCGGATGCACTGGAGTAA
- a CDS encoding penicillin-binding transpeptidase domain-containing protein produces the protein MARNRTYNRRNMLIVVTIVIGITFGLLIRLGYLMILKSEDYAARAQALHERERAIKAERGSIFDRNGVEIATNKPVCTISVIHAQIKDPERVIEVLTKELGLSEERVRKRVEKRSSIERIKSNVDKEIADKIREYDLDGVMVDEDYKRYYPYDSLASKVIGFTGSDNQGIIGLEVKYDEFLKGIDGTILTLTTAYGVEIENAAEDRIEPQPGNDLYISLDVNIQRYAEQAALKVKQAKNAKSVKLIVMNPQNGEIYAMVNVPEFSLNDPYTLIDEIKAQYEGETLSEEKLNELLNGMWRNACISDTYEPGSAFKIVTATAALEEGVVKLTDPFFCPGYKKVEDRIIRCHKVGGHGSQNFVDGIKNSCNPVFMEIGARVGVEKMYMYYKKLGLFQKTGVDLPGEANSIMHKMDNIGAVELATMSFGQSFQITPLQLMTAASAIVNGGTLVTPHLGVEIRTPDGTRVQALDYNTSSGRVSKETSETMKMLLEAVVSDGTGKRAYLPGFKVGGKTATSEKLPRRTGKYISSFIGFAPADNPQVMALILIDEPTGIYYGGTIAAPVVSELFDNILPYMGVEASYTEEEIAKYNIGTFQMPDFIGKTKKEVKDLLKVYDFGELYPLGEGEIVIEQFPLPGETIEKDSDIILYYN, from the coding sequence ATGGCCAGAAATAGGACATATAATCGTCGAAATATGTTAATTGTTGTTACGATTGTTATCGGAATAACCTTTGGTCTCCTAATCCGGTTAGGATACCTGATGATATTAAAATCGGAAGACTATGCTGCACGTGCACAGGCCTTGCATGAGAGAGAACGAGCTATAAAGGCAGAAAGAGGAAGCATTTTTGATCGTAATGGAGTTGAAATAGCAACCAATAAGCCGGTTTGTACTATATCAGTAATTCATGCACAGATCAAGGATCCAGAACGGGTAATTGAAGTATTGACGAAGGAACTTGGCCTGAGTGAGGAACGTGTTAGGAAAAGAGTTGAGAAGCGATCCTCCATCGAGAGAATTAAGTCCAATGTAGATAAAGAAATTGCTGATAAAATCAGAGAATATGATTTGGATGGGGTGATGGTGGATGAGGATTATAAACGCTATTATCCCTATGACAGCCTTGCATCCAAGGTGATTGGCTTTACTGGAAGTGATAATCAGGGGATTATCGGTTTGGAAGTGAAGTATGATGAATTTCTTAAAGGAATTGATGGAACGATACTAACATTGACAACTGCCTACGGTGTGGAGATAGAGAATGCAGCAGAAGATCGAATAGAACCACAACCGGGGAATGATTTATACATAAGTCTGGATGTAAATATCCAGCGTTATGCCGAACAGGCAGCACTTAAGGTAAAGCAGGCAAAGAATGCGAAAAGTGTAAAACTAATTGTTATGAATCCGCAAAACGGTGAAATATATGCAATGGTGAATGTTCCAGAATTTAGCCTCAACGATCCCTATACCTTAATCGATGAGATTAAAGCGCAATATGAGGGAGAGACACTGAGTGAGGAGAAGCTGAACGAATTGCTGAATGGTATGTGGCGTAATGCCTGTATCAGTGACACCTATGAACCTGGCTCCGCCTTCAAGATTGTTACAGCGACAGCAGCTTTAGAGGAAGGAGTCGTTAAGCTGACGGATCCGTTCTTTTGTCCGGGCTATAAGAAGGTAGAGGATCGAATTATACGTTGCCACAAAGTGGGTGGGCATGGGAGCCAGAATTTTGTGGATGGAATAAAGAATTCCTGCAATCCGGTGTTCATGGAAATAGGAGCCAGGGTTGGGGTTGAAAAAATGTATATGTATTATAAAAAGCTGGGTTTGTTTCAGAAAACAGGAGTTGATCTACCGGGTGAAGCAAACTCCATTATGCACAAAATGGATAATATTGGAGCGGTTGAGCTTGCTACGATGTCCTTTGGTCAGTCATTTCAGATTACTCCACTGCAGTTGATGACTGCGGCCAGTGCCATCGTAAATGGAGGAACGCTGGTAACACCTCATCTCGGGGTAGAAATCAGAACTCCGGACGGCACAAGAGTTCAGGCCTTGGATTACAATACAAGTAGTGGCAGAGTATCAAAAGAAACTTCTGAGACGATGAAAATGCTTCTCGAAGCCGTAGTTTCTGATGGCACAGGAAAAAGAGCATATTTACCTGGCTTCAAGGTTGGCGGAAAGACTGCGACATCGGAGAAATTACCACGAAGAACCGGAAAATACATATCTTCCTTCATCGGATTTGCTCCAGCGGATAATCCACAGGTAATGGCATTGATTCTAATTGACGAACCAACCGGAATATATTATGGAGGAACCATTGCTGCCCCGGTTGTATCGGAATTATTTGATAATATCCTTCCTTATATGGGAGTGGAAGCAAGCTATACGGAAGAAGAAATTGCAAAGTATAATATTGGTACCTTTCAAATGCCGGACTTCATCGGGAAAACGAAAAAGGAAGTAAAGGATTTGCTGAAAGTATATGATTTTGGAGAATTATATCCTCTGGGGGAGGGCGAGATTGTAATTGAGCAATTTCCTCTTCCAGGAGAAACGATTGAGAAAGATAGTGACATAATTCTTTATTATAATTAG
- the mraY gene encoding phospho-N-acetylmuramoyl-pentapeptide-transferase, protein MNYSVFKVILPVIISFGVCAVLCPLLIPFLKKLKFGQFVREEGPQSHLKKSGTPTMGGIVIVLSIAITSLLYLKNYTDIIPILFSTIGFGIIGFMDDYIKVVMKRSMGLRAWQKLLGQILVTAILGFYLINFTNVGTSMLIPFSGGKYLDVSYLFVPFFFIIVLGTVNGSNFTDGLDGLESSVTVLIATFFSVVAIGLKSDISPITGAVAGSLLAFLLYNVYPAKVFMGDTGSLALGGFVAATAYMLQMPLFIPIVALVYLVEIISVMIQVSYFKTTGGKRFFKMAPIHHHFELMGWPETRVVAVFSVITAILCLVGLMGIN, encoded by the coding sequence ATGAATTATTCGGTATTTAAAGTGATATTGCCTGTTATTATATCGTTTGGAGTTTGTGCGGTTCTTTGCCCGTTATTAATTCCGTTCTTAAAGAAATTGAAGTTTGGTCAGTTCGTTCGAGAGGAAGGACCTCAATCTCATTTAAAAAAGTCCGGAACCCCGACTATGGGCGGTATTGTTATCGTTTTAAGTATTGCAATTACTTCTTTATTATATTTAAAGAACTATACGGATATCATCCCGATTCTGTTCTCAACGATCGGATTTGGAATTATAGGCTTTATGGATGACTATATCAAGGTTGTAATGAAGAGATCCATGGGATTACGAGCTTGGCAGAAGCTTCTAGGGCAGATATTGGTAACTGCAATTCTTGGGTTCTATCTGATTAATTTTACGAATGTAGGTACCTCCATGTTAATACCGTTTTCTGGTGGTAAGTATTTGGATGTGTCCTATTTATTTGTACCATTCTTCTTCATCATTGTACTTGGTACTGTAAATGGTTCAAATTTTACGGACGGACTTGATGGATTAGAATCCAGTGTCACAGTGTTAATTGCTACGTTTTTCTCAGTAGTTGCAATTGGCCTAAAAAGTGATATCTCTCCAATAACCGGAGCAGTTGCAGGAAGTCTACTGGCATTCTTATTATATAATGTATATCCCGCAAAGGTATTTATGGGAGATACCGGATCCCTTGCGCTGGGCGGGTTTGTTGCGGCCACAGCTTATATGTTGCAAATGCCGTTATTTATTCCGATCGTCGCTCTGGTATATCTGGTAGAGATTATATCGGTTATGATACAGGTGAGTTATTTTAAAACTACAGGAGGAAAACGCTTCTTTAAGATGGCCCCGATTCATCACCATTTTGAATTGATGGGGTGGCCTGAGACAAGAGTTGTTGCAGTGTTCTCAGTAATTACTGCAATATTATGCTTAGTTGGTTTGATGGGAATCAATTAA
- the murD gene encoding UDP-N-acetylmuramoyl-L-alanine--D-glutamate ligase: MQLKEKRVFVFGAGKSGISATILLQKQGAYVILYDSNTILIKEDFADKIDINHNFQLVTGEVSEELIRSLDLLVISPGIAIDSPLVERIKAENIPVWGEIELAYRIAKGKIVGITGTNGKTTTTTLVGEIMKTYFNEVYVVGNIGIPYTDIAMDTTQQAVSVIELSSFQLETIHDFKPDVSAILNITPDHLNRHHTMDNYIAMKENIAKNQTMNEICVLNYEDETLRTMASRLKTRILFFSSANVLEDGLYLQGDQIIYSDHGEKQVVCNVKELKILGKHNYENVMAAVGMSVSMGVPMEYIRKAVLNFNAVEHRIEFVEKINGVTYYNDSKGTNPDAAIKAVQAMISPTIVIGGGYDKKIPFDDWIEAFDGKVKYLVLLGQTKDQIAATAREHGFHNIIMVNDLREAVKVSAEKAEPGDAVLLSPACASWGMFDNYEQRGRMFKEYVRELM; encoded by the coding sequence ATGCAACTAAAAGAGAAAAGAGTATTCGTATTCGGAGCCGGGAAGAGCGGTATTTCTGCTACAATTTTATTGCAAAAACAAGGTGCTTATGTAATCCTTTACGATTCCAATACAATACTTATCAAAGAAGACTTTGCAGATAAAATTGATATAAATCATAATTTTCAACTGGTAACCGGAGAGGTATCAGAGGAATTGATTCGCTCGTTGGACCTTTTAGTGATTAGTCCGGGAATTGCTATTGACAGCCCGCTGGTGGAGAGAATTAAGGCAGAGAATATTCCTGTTTGGGGAGAAATAGAGCTGGCTTATCGTATTGCAAAGGGTAAAATTGTTGGCATTACCGGAACGAATGGGAAAACGACCACTACAACCTTAGTTGGTGAAATTATGAAGACCTATTTTAATGAGGTATATGTCGTTGGAAACATTGGTATTCCTTATACTGATATAGCCATGGATACTACACAACAGGCGGTTAGTGTAATTGAGCTGAGTAGCTTTCAGCTGGAAACGATTCATGATTTTAAGCCAGATGTAAGTGCCATATTGAACATAACCCCGGACCATTTGAATCGCCATCATACCATGGATAATTATATCGCTATGAAGGAAAATATCGCAAAAAATCAGACAATGAATGAGATATGTGTACTTAACTATGAAGACGAGACTTTGCGGACAATGGCATCCAGATTAAAAACCAGAATCCTCTTTTTCAGCAGCGCTAATGTGTTGGAGGATGGATTGTATCTTCAAGGAGATCAGATCATATATTCTGATCATGGAGAGAAGCAGGTTGTCTGCAATGTAAAAGAATTAAAGATATTAGGAAAACATAATTATGAGAATGTTATGGCTGCAGTGGGAATGTCAGTGTCAATGGGTGTTCCTATGGAATATATCAGAAAAGCGGTTCTGAACTTCAATGCAGTGGAACATCGAATTGAATTCGTTGAAAAAATCAATGGAGTAACCTATTATAATGACTCAAAGGGTACCAACCCGGATGCAGCTATTAAAGCAGTGCAGGCTATGATCAGCCCTACGATTGTAATCGGAGGCGGATATGATAAGAAAATTCCTTTTGATGATTGGATCGAAGCCTTTGATGGAAAAGTAAAGTATCTGGTGCTCTTGGGACAGACAAAGGATCAGATTGCAGCAACTGCAAGAGAACATGGATTCCATAATATTATCATGGTGAATGATCTTCGTGAAGCAGTTAAGGTCAGTGCAGAGAAGGCAGAGCCTGGTGATGCTGTGTTATTATCACCTGCCTGTGCAAGCTGGGGAATGTTTGATAATTATGAACAGCGAGGCAGAATGTTTAAGGAATATGTAAGAGAATTGATGTAA
- a CDS encoding FtsW/RodA/SpoVE family cell cycle protein, translating into MARTAGDVNKRKIHSYYDYSLLFLILFLVCFGLVMIYSTSSYNAQRIYGNPTHFLEKQALFAGAGILIMIFVSKIDYRLYIKNLPIIRIKPITLLYFFCLLLQTLVLIIGPDVKGSRRWIDLGPLGRFQPSELTKIAVILFTAYIVYLAPKKLDKFLGFIRVVLFITPLLGLIVIENFSTALIIGVIMVAICFVASKKKAYFIISGLLFGALGSIFVFFVSYRSERIKVWLNVETEPKGYQILQGLYAIASGGIFGKGLGESMQKLGFIPESHNDMIFSVICEELGLFGAFALIVLYILLIWRIFIIAINATDLYGGLIATGVLAHLATQVLINIAVVTNTIPSTGIPLPFISYGGSSIMVLLFEMGIVLSVSNQIKGER; encoded by the coding sequence ATGGCCAGAACAGCCGGAGATGTGAATAAAAGAAAAATACATAGCTACTATGATTATAGCTTATTATTTCTCATACTGTTCCTCGTATGCTTTGGTTTAGTTATGATCTATAGTACCAGCTCCTATAACGCACAGAGAATATACGGGAATCCCACTCATTTTCTGGAAAAGCAGGCATTATTTGCCGGTGCCGGAATTCTGATTATGATTTTTGTATCCAAAATTGATTACCGTTTATATATTAAGAATTTGCCGATTATAAGAATAAAACCGATTACGCTATTATACTTTTTCTGTTTATTATTACAGACGTTGGTATTAATCATTGGACCGGATGTTAAGGGATCCAGACGTTGGATTGATTTAGGCCCTCTGGGGCGTTTTCAGCCATCGGAGTTAACCAAGATTGCGGTTATATTATTTACGGCATATATTGTATATCTGGCACCTAAAAAGCTGGATAAATTCCTAGGCTTTATTAGAGTAGTGCTTTTTATCACACCTCTTCTTGGATTAATTGTTATTGAGAATTTCTCAACAGCACTAATCATTGGTGTTATTATGGTTGCTATTTGTTTTGTAGCCAGCAAGAAGAAGGCTTACTTTATTATATCCGGATTATTATTCGGTGCGTTGGGTTCCATCTTTGTATTTTTTGTTTCTTATCGTTCCGAACGAATTAAGGTTTGGCTGAATGTGGAAACAGAGCCTAAGGGATATCAGATATTACAAGGATTATATGCCATCGCTTCAGGAGGCATATTCGGAAAAGGCCTTGGAGAAAGTATGCAAAAGCTGGGATTTATTCCGGAATCCCATAATGATATGATTTTTTCGGTAATATGTGAAGAGTTGGGCTTATTTGGAGCCTTTGCTCTGATTGTTCTATATATTTTGCTGATATGGCGAATTTTTATTATTGCTATCAATGCCACCGATTTATATGGTGGATTAATTGCTACCGGTGTGCTTGCCCACCTTGCTACTCAGGTGTTAATTAATATAGCTGTTGTTACCAATACCATACCATCCACTGGTATCCCCCTCCCATTTATCAGCTATGGAGGAAGCTCTATCATGGTGCTTTTGTTTGAAATGGGGATTGTACTAAGTGTATCCAATCAAATTAAGGGGGAGCGGTAA
- the murA gene encoding UDP-N-acetylglucosamine 1-carboxyvinyltransferase: MSSIKVIGGKELKGELRIQGSKNAALPVIAATILNKGITILKNCPKILDVFHMIKILEELGCQTAWDEDTLMIDSSKASITHVSEDSVQKMRSSILYLGAILGRFHEVTIAYPGGCSIGKRPIDYHLNAIKKMNVTQEFLGEEDRIIHCYTDRIVGNDIFLEFPSVGATQNVILTAVLSEGVTRIFNAAREPEITELCNYLIEAGARICGKGTAFIEVEGVKQLHDVSFTLSPDRIVAGTYMAAIAANKGEGILTNVPVRYIDATMRMLRKTGCTIESTEDTVKISSKHRPKSIDLLKTQPYPGFPTDMQSQLMSVLCFADGTSTIVEEIFESRYQNVNELQKMGAIIALDKKDNSAIITGVERLHGAVVNAHDLRGGAALVIAGLAAEGTTIIRDATCIERGYEDICRDFTALGATISYCSENAT; this comes from the coding sequence ATGTCAAGTATCAAGGTCATCGGTGGAAAGGAATTAAAGGGTGAGCTAAGAATACAAGGTTCAAAGAATGCAGCATTACCAGTAATAGCTGCTACTATTTTGAATAAAGGAATTACAATACTGAAGAATTGTCCCAAAATACTAGATGTCTTTCATATGATTAAAATACTGGAAGAGCTAGGATGCCAAACCGCCTGGGACGAAGATACACTGATGATTGACAGTAGTAAGGCTTCTATAACACATGTATCCGAAGATTCTGTTCAAAAAATGCGTAGCTCCATACTTTACCTGGGAGCAATTCTTGGTAGATTTCATGAAGTAACGATTGCATATCCGGGAGGATGCTCCATTGGAAAACGTCCAATTGACTATCACCTGAATGCGATTAAAAAAATGAATGTTACGCAGGAATTTTTAGGAGAGGAGGACAGAATCATACATTGTTATACTGACAGAATAGTTGGAAATGACATATTCTTAGAATTTCCAAGTGTCGGTGCCACTCAAAATGTTATTCTGACTGCTGTGTTATCCGAAGGTGTAACACGAATATTTAATGCTGCTAGAGAACCGGAAATTACGGAATTATGTAACTATCTAATTGAAGCAGGTGCAAGGATTTGCGGCAAAGGAACAGCCTTTATTGAGGTGGAGGGGGTAAAACAGCTACATGATGTATCCTTTACACTATCACCGGACCGCATCGTTGCAGGAACATATATGGCGGCTATCGCAGCAAATAAAGGAGAAGGAATCCTAACCAATGTACCGGTAAGATATATTGATGCAACCATGCGGATGCTTAGAAAAACAGGATGTACGATTGAGAGTACGGAAGATACAGTAAAGATATCTAGCAAACATAGACCAAAATCAATTGATCTGCTAAAGACGCAGCCCTATCCTGGATTTCCCACCGATATGCAATCCCAACTCATGTCTGTGTTGTGTTTTGCGGATGGAACAAGTACTATCGTAGAGGAAATATTTGAATCAAGATATCAAAACGTCAATGAATTACAAAAGATGGGAGCTATTATTGCCCTGGATAAAAAGGACAATTCGGCTATTATTACAGGAGTGGAGAGGCTACACGGAGCTGTAGTTAATGCACATGACCTTAGAGGAGGAGCGGCACTTGTAATAGCTGGTTTAGCTGCAGAAGGCACAACGATCATTCGTGATGCCACTTGTATAGAACGAGGGTATGAGGATATATGTAGAGATTTTACTGCATTAGGGGCTACAATCAGTTATTGCAGTGAAAATGCCACTTAA
- a CDS encoding cell division protein FtsQ/DivIB: protein MNRKKPKKSDNVLWRLCRKAVLLLLIIGIPFLFFTSTFQLKKIDVVGNERYTKEQITEQLLQSKLDSYTPILYMKYRYFTQFHYPFVEKIDMEMVDNHTITVYVYEKQVAGCVEFMGEYLYFDKDGIVVESSSSQIENIPMIQGLEYNKIILHEKLEVQKDELFDVIINLTQLIHKYDLDVDTITFNKASEVTIDCGGIKVLLGKKRTYDEALSELKNIMAEAEGMDIIIDMSNYVKGTDHIIAKPKKATE from the coding sequence ATGAACAGGAAGAAACCGAAGAAATCAGATAATGTACTTTGGAGATTATGCCGTAAAGCGGTTCTTCTATTATTAATAATTGGTATACCTTTCCTGTTCTTTACTAGTACTTTCCAATTAAAAAAGATTGATGTGGTTGGCAATGAGCGATATACGAAGGAACAGATAACGGAGCAGTTACTTCAGTCAAAGCTTGATTCGTATACGCCGATACTGTATATGAAGTATCGTTACTTTACACAGTTTCATTATCCATTTGTTGAGAAAATTGATATGGAAATGGTGGATAATCATACAATCACTGTCTATGTGTATGAAAAGCAGGTAGCCGGTTGTGTGGAATTCATGGGTGAATACTTATACTTTGATAAAGATGGGATTGTGGTGGAGAGTTCGTCCAGCCAAATTGAGAATATACCTATGATACAAGGACTTGAGTATAATAAGATTATTTTACATGAGAAGCTTGAGGTACAAAAAGACGAGCTGTTTGATGTAATAATAAACCTAACACAATTAATTCATAAGTATGATCTTGATGTCGACACCATTACATTTAATAAAGCATCAGAAGTTACAATTGATTGTGGAGGCATCAAGGTACTGCTTGGAAAGAAAAGAACCTATGATGAAGCGTTATCCGAATTGAAAAATATTATGGCTGAGGCAGAAGGGATGGATATCATCATTGATATGTCTAATTATGTAAAAGGGACAGATCATATTATTGCAAAACCGAAAAAAGCTACAGAATAG